A section of the Aminiphilus circumscriptus DSM 16581 genome encodes:
- a CDS encoding HD domain-containing phosphohydrolase, which translates to MTLRRLFLHLVVSMSLLGMVILGFQAVTAVRMETEHLFQRGNLLAEETRLQLRRLAERVLAQVALLASGNPRETEHLLPDLKILAVVEENRVTRVIRGALVPGIELPKELFSARRGDGFSGWVISPLLDPRGELLLVTEVFWRNTSYLLALRPNFDDLSILTGSSLVPLLLRTDGRVIWRAPRESVHPLGNIVADRGILERKLLGKEGWHFVPFPSVGESLWVRVEPLDVEGIAAAVILPFSAVLRALFRALVPSLLLSLLLGGVLLFFLHLWRNNFRPQILRLEGLLRQVRQQLERTRTSEELALAIERTGEAVARQRERVTFREIASVLDTIAEVFGVIAGQQEELNAFHEEVHAMNVALTETNDALRERERVWGKTLEVAQTVSRSGDMVSEMKRIAETILEVGHASGVIIDRLEEETLFPVAWAGYDRAPLLIPVALSKSLVGRAVRTGEPQWIERVGEDEEYVAVVEGIVSEVVMPLLQGGEPVGGLTMSFTRFRGKDSELLDTLVPVASALAGFLYMERAQREIKESYHYLVEKLQELTALYHDETAEHLQRMGAYCRMLAEVLGRSPEEQEEMFFLARVHDLGKLRIPRELLTKPGPLTAEEFEIVKEHARAGAEILGDARWLSMARTICVSHHERWDGSGYPNGLKGMEIPWEGCVVALADVYDALRSSRAYKPELSHETVRRIILEGDERVRPEHFHPRLLDFFREHSDRFAVIYDSARE; encoded by the coding sequence ATGACTCTCCGAAGACTTTTTCTCCACCTCGTGGTTTCCATGTCGCTTTTGGGAATGGTCATCCTCGGATTCCAGGCGGTGACCGCGGTTCGTATGGAGACGGAGCACCTGTTTCAGCGGGGAAATCTTCTCGCCGAGGAAACCCGGTTGCAGCTTCGCCGTCTCGCAGAGCGGGTGCTTGCTCAGGTGGCGTTGCTCGCGTCGGGGAATCCCCGGGAGACGGAACACCTTCTGCCGGATCTTAAAATCCTCGCCGTGGTGGAAGAAAACAGGGTGACCCGGGTGATCCGGGGAGCGCTCGTTCCGGGGATCGAACTGCCCAAGGAACTCTTTTCCGCGAGGAGGGGGGATGGGTTTTCCGGATGGGTGATCTCGCCCCTTCTCGATCCCCGGGGAGAGCTGCTGCTTGTCACGGAGGTGTTCTGGAGGAACACGTCCTATCTGCTCGCCCTCCGTCCGAACTTCGACGACCTGTCCATCCTCACCGGGTCGAGCCTCGTCCCCCTGCTTCTCCGCACCGACGGCCGGGTGATCTGGAGGGCCCCCAGGGAGAGCGTGCACCCCCTGGGCAATATTGTGGCGGATCGGGGCATCCTGGAGCGGAAACTTCTCGGAAAAGAGGGGTGGCATTTCGTCCCCTTCCCCTCCGTCGGCGAGTCCCTGTGGGTTCGGGTGGAACCGCTCGACGTGGAGGGGATCGCTGCGGCGGTGATCCTGCCTTTCTCCGCGGTGCTCCGAGCGCTGTTCCGTGCCCTTGTCCCCTCTCTTCTGCTCTCCCTTCTTCTGGGAGGAGTGCTCCTCTTCTTTCTCCATCTCTGGCGGAACAATTTCCGCCCCCAGATCCTCCGTCTGGAAGGGCTTTTGCGCCAGGTACGGCAGCAGCTCGAGAGAACGAGGACATCCGAGGAACTCGCCCTCGCCATCGAACGTACCGGCGAGGCCGTGGCGCGGCAGCGGGAACGGGTTACGTTCCGGGAAATCGCCTCCGTACTGGACACCATTGCGGAGGTTTTCGGCGTCATCGCGGGGCAGCAGGAAGAGCTCAACGCCTTTCACGAGGAAGTGCACGCCATGAACGTTGCCCTGACGGAGACGAACGATGCCCTTCGTGAGCGCGAGCGCGTTTGGGGCAAAACACTCGAGGTGGCTCAGACGGTGAGTCGGAGCGGAGACATGGTGTCCGAGATGAAGCGCATCGCCGAGACGATTCTTGAGGTGGGGCACGCTTCGGGAGTGATCATCGACCGCCTGGAGGAGGAAACGCTTTTTCCCGTCGCGTGGGCGGGATACGACAGAGCACCTCTCTTGATCCCCGTGGCGCTCTCGAAATCCCTCGTCGGAAGGGCGGTGCGGACGGGAGAGCCCCAATGGATAGAGCGGGTGGGGGAGGACGAGGAATATGTGGCTGTCGTGGAAGGAATCGTCTCGGAGGTGGTCATGCCGCTGCTGCAGGGAGGCGAGCCCGTGGGGGGGCTTACCATGAGCTTCACCCGTTTTCGCGGGAAGGATAGTGAACTTCTCGATACGCTCGTTCCCGTGGCGTCGGCCCTGGCGGGTTTCCTCTACATGGAGCGGGCTCAACGGGAGATCAAGGAATCCTACCACTACCTTGTGGAAAAACTCCAGGAACTCACCGCGCTCTACCATGACGAGACCGCGGAACACCTGCAGCGCATGGGGGCCTATTGCCGGATGCTTGCGGAAGTACTCGGACGCAGCCCGGAAGAGCAGGAGGAGATGTTCTTTCTCGCCAGAGTGCACGATCTGGGAAAGTTGCGGATCCCCAGGGAACTTCTGACAAAACCCGGTCCCCTCACCGCGGAGGAGTTTGAGATCGTGAAGGAGCACGCCCGGGCCGGGGCGGAGATCCTCGGTGACGCCCGGTGGCTCTCCATGGCCAGAACCATCTGCGTCAGCCATCACGAGCGATGGGATGGCAGTGGGTATCCCAATGGCCTCAAGGGGATGGAGATTCCCTGGGAGGGGTGCGTGGTGGCTCTGGCGGATGTGTACGATGCCCTCCGTTCTTCCCGGGCCTACAAGCCGGAACTCTCCCACGAGACAGTGCGCCGCATCATTCTCGAAGGGGACGAGCGCGTGCGCCCCGAACATTTCCATCCTCGCCTGCTGGATTTCTTCCGGGAGCATTCGGACCGGTTCGCCGTCATCTACGACAGTGCCCGCGAATAG
- a CDS encoding monovalent cation/H(+) antiporter subunit G, with translation MTLLGDLLLCAGSVLLFWGTCALFSKKPVVVKLHALGVGDTLGAFLFVLGLLLRSTEGRGLLAAAAVALLLWGPILSYALGRGAVGDEGREGE, from the coding sequence ATGACGCTTCTTGGAGATCTGTTGCTCTGCGCCGGGTCAGTCCTCCTCTTCTGGGGGACCTGTGCGCTCTTCTCGAAGAAACCCGTGGTGGTGAAGCTTCATGCCCTGGGCGTGGGAGACACCCTGGGCGCGTTTCTCTTCGTCCTCGGCCTTTTGCTGCGCAGCACGGAAGGACGGGGTCTCCTCGCGGCGGCGGCAGTGGCTCTCCTGCTCTGGGGGCCCATCCTCTCCTATGCGCTCGGACGCGGTGCCGTGGGTGACGAGGGGAGGGAAGGGGAATGA
- a CDS encoding DedA family protein, protein MLSAVISWIVATIGKLGYPGIAALMFLESSFFPFPSEVVVPPAGYLASQGEMSLPVVIAMGILGSLLGAWFNYWIAVRFGRPFFERFGKYVLVSSETLDKADRFFARHGHISTFVGRLIPGIRQYISLPAGVARMNLAVFSLFTALGAGIWVVVLALVGYWVGNNQVLVMNSLHKITVVTLGLCVVLVAAYVLRLRKNRKLQEE, encoded by the coding sequence ATGCTGTCCGCCGTCATCTCGTGGATCGTCGCCACCATCGGTAAACTCGGCTATCCTGGCATCGCCGCCCTCATGTTCCTGGAGTCGTCCTTCTTTCCCTTCCCCAGTGAAGTCGTCGTTCCTCCCGCGGGGTATCTCGCCTCCCAGGGGGAAATGAGCCTTCCCGTGGTGATCGCCATGGGCATCCTCGGCAGTCTCCTCGGAGCCTGGTTCAACTACTGGATCGCCGTTCGCTTCGGTCGCCCCTTCTTCGAGCGCTTCGGGAAATACGTCCTCGTCTCCTCCGAGACACTTGACAAGGCCGACCGTTTCTTCGCCAGGCACGGGCACATCAGCACCTTCGTGGGGAGGCTGATCCCGGGCATCCGCCAGTACATCTCCCTTCCGGCGGGAGTGGCCCGGATGAACCTGGCGGTCTTCTCCCTCTTCACCGCCCTCGGCGCGGGAATTTGGGTGGTGGTCCTCGCCCTGGTGGGCTATTGGGTGGGCAACAATCAGGTCCTCGTGATGAACTCCCTTCACAAGATCACCGTCGTCACCCTGGGGCTCTGTGTCGTTCTCGTGGCAGCCTACGTACTGCGACTGCGGAAGAATCGAAAACTCCAAGAGGAATAA
- a CDS encoding hydrogenase subunit MbhD domain-containing protein codes for MKALLSLSGTDILVIACAALLPLMAFVTLRQERILAAVIARGMLGIAAALLYTLLGAPDVAVTEALMGALLVTLLYVVVFKRSGEFRVGCLELSPLVETLPGRGEEFDGLDVAFLRAFAAWAGYRPRFVRFDSREELLSELREGVVDIAAGGLVEGKDDLSGTVLFPLVETRILEGEGGVWIDLLRARQRLGAGGDVAVGMVERSSRYGILVSSSSHDLEEQLRRYCDGDGVEELRRLREQYLGGGPS; via the coding sequence ATGAAGGCGCTCCTCTCTCTTTCCGGAACGGACATCCTTGTGATCGCCTGTGCGGCCCTGTTGCCCCTGATGGCCTTCGTCACGCTCCGCCAGGAGCGGATTCTCGCCGCCGTCATCGCCCGGGGGATGCTGGGCATCGCCGCGGCGCTCCTCTACACGCTGCTCGGTGCTCCGGACGTGGCGGTCACGGAGGCTCTCATGGGAGCGCTCCTGGTGACGCTCCTCTACGTGGTTGTGTTCAAGCGTTCCGGCGAGTTCCGGGTCGGGTGTCTCGAACTGTCTCCGCTTGTTGAGACGCTTCCCGGGCGAGGCGAAGAATTTGACGGCCTGGACGTGGCCTTTCTTCGGGCCTTCGCTGCCTGGGCGGGATATCGTCCCCGGTTCGTGCGCTTTGACAGCCGGGAGGAGCTGCTCTCGGAACTGCGGGAGGGCGTGGTGGACATCGCTGCGGGTGGTCTGGTGGAGGGCAAGGACGATCTCTCCGGAACCGTTCTCTTTCCCCTTGTGGAAACACGCATTCTTGAAGGAGAGGGAGGTGTCTGGATTGATCTTCTCCGGGCCCGACAGCGGCTCGGCGCGGGAGGGGACGTTGCGGTGGGGATGGTGGAGCGGAGTTCCCGATACGGCATTCTCGTCTCTTCTTCCTCCCATGACCTGGAGGAGCAACTTCGCCGGTACTGTGACGGCGATGGCGTAGAGGAACTGCGTCGCCTGAGGGAACAGTATCTTGGGGGTGGTCCTTCGTGA
- a CDS encoding DMT family transporter: MTSKNTAQLKAAVATLSWGASFVATKIALRECAPLTIIWIRFLLGLPVLFLLAAFSEREHLRKEGFSLGCLRSALPERREWLPLTVLGFLGVPFHHLLQSTGLRTAQAATSAWIVSTIPVFIAILGRLFLKERFGKRGVLGLLLAATGVLTVVTRGHPERLLLLQDLGLGDILVLLSAVNWAVFSVASRKLLGSSGPGKSTFWVMALGWLQTSLLFVFSDHVRELVALSGAVWMSLLFLGIFCTGLAYAFWYDALRTLPASKVGVFMYLNPLSATVVAAVFLGEVLTGATLTGVAAIFLGVWCVNSR, encoded by the coding sequence ATGACGTCGAAAAATACAGCGCAGCTCAAGGCTGCCGTGGCAACGCTCTCCTGGGGTGCGTCCTTCGTGGCCACCAAGATCGCCCTCCGGGAGTGCGCGCCTCTGACGATCATTTGGATTCGATTTCTCCTGGGGCTTCCCGTTCTTTTCCTCCTGGCGGCGTTTTCGGAACGAGAACATCTCCGGAAGGAGGGCTTTTCCCTCGGTTGCCTCCGGTCCGCCCTTCCCGAGAGAAGAGAATGGCTTCCTCTGACAGTGCTGGGATTTCTGGGAGTGCCGTTCCACCATCTGCTGCAGTCCACGGGCCTGCGCACCGCTCAGGCCGCTACATCCGCATGGATCGTCTCCACTATTCCGGTCTTCATCGCGATCCTGGGGCGGCTCTTTCTGAAGGAACGTTTCGGGAAGAGGGGCGTTCTGGGGCTCCTTCTCGCCGCCACGGGAGTGCTCACCGTGGTGACCAGGGGGCATCCGGAGCGTCTGCTTCTCCTTCAGGATTTGGGATTGGGAGATATTCTCGTGCTCCTCAGCGCCGTCAACTGGGCGGTCTTCTCCGTGGCGTCCCGGAAGCTCCTGGGATCTTCCGGTCCGGGAAAAAGCACCTTCTGGGTCATGGCCCTCGGGTGGCTCCAGACATCGCTGCTCTTCGTCTTCAGCGATCATGTGCGGGAGCTGGTGGCCCTTTCGGGCGCCGTCTGGATGAGCCTTCTCTTTCTGGGAATCTTCTGCACGGGGTTGGCCTACGCCTTCTGGTACGATGCACTGCGCACCCTTCCCGCCTCCAAGGTGGGGGTTTTCATGTACCTCAATCCTCTTTCCGCCACGGTGGTGGCGGCGGTCTTCCTCGGAGAGGTACTGACGGGAGCGACCCTCACAGGAGTTGCGGCGATCTTTCTCGGCGTGTGGTGCGTGAACAGCCGTTGA
- a CDS encoding cation:proton antiporter subunit C has product MSVSFLLRMLLLAVVLFGLWGVLFRRNLLFKVLAMDIMNTGVVSLYVLSARRGGVAPVAGTGGDAFADPLPQAVIVTAIVIGFSILALLIVYVMDLSRHFHTLDADRIEERWRRD; this is encoded by the coding sequence ATGAGTGTTTCGTTCCTCCTCCGAATGCTCCTCCTCGCTGTGGTGCTCTTCGGACTCTGGGGTGTCCTCTTCCGAAGGAATCTTCTCTTCAAGGTCCTTGCCATGGACATCATGAACACCGGTGTGGTCAGTCTCTATGTCCTCTCCGCCCGGAGAGGCGGCGTCGCCCCCGTGGCGGGAACGGGAGGCGATGCCTTTGCCGATCCCCTTCCCCAGGCGGTGATCGTCACGGCCATCGTCATCGGCTTTTCCATTCTCGCGCTCCTGATCGTCTATGTCATGGATCTTTCCCGGCATTTTCACACCCTGGACGCGGACCGCATCGAGGAGCGCTGGCGCCGTGACTGA
- a CDS encoding Na+/H+ antiporter subunit E → MVLLIGAGTLFWIVVSGDASLRGVFLGCAFSVFAGRLLGLNPEAGHILRFALRLLRTLPQAFREGIELMTGRFSARRFAPQKAPPSPWNVFEEVYLVTLTPRTLVVHVDRLRTMLVHCLDEEKRG, encoded by the coding sequence ATGGTTCTTCTGATCGGTGCGGGGACACTCTTCTGGATCGTCGTGTCGGGAGATGCCTCTCTCCGAGGAGTGTTCCTGGGGTGTGCCTTTTCGGTTTTCGCGGGGCGCCTCCTCGGCCTGAATCCCGAGGCGGGGCACATTCTCCGGTTCGCGTTGCGTCTTCTGCGGACGCTGCCCCAGGCGTTTCGGGAGGGAATCGAGCTGATGACGGGGCGTTTTTCGGCGCGCCGCTTCGCGCCGCAGAAGGCACCGCCTTCTCCGTGGAACGTTTTCGAGGAGGTCTATCTGGTGACACTCACACCGAGAACGCTGGTGGTGCACGTGGATCGGCTCCGAACGATGCTGGTGCACTGCCTCGACGAGGAAAAACGCGGATGA
- a CDS encoding nitroreductase family protein, with the protein MEKPAVTDVPLNELLRRRWSPRAFEPRPVEKEVLRRIFEAARWAPSAYNEQPWRFLLASRDQEPTFSLLLGCLVEQNQVWAANAGALAVGVTRKFFTHNEKPNRHAHHDLGLAVAQLTLQAVAEGIFVHPMAGFSLERVRQVWSVPEIYEPLVALALGYPGDPDTLGEDLRQREYAPRERRSLEELVFSGAWNDPFWK; encoded by the coding sequence ATGGAAAAACCCGCTGTCACCGATGTCCCTCTGAACGAGCTGCTTCGTCGTCGCTGGAGTCCTCGGGCCTTCGAGCCCCGTCCCGTGGAGAAGGAGGTGTTGCGACGCATCTTCGAGGCGGCGCGCTGGGCTCCCAGCGCCTACAACGAACAACCCTGGCGTTTTCTCCTCGCGTCGAGAGACCAGGAACCGACCTTTTCACTGCTCCTGGGATGTCTCGTGGAGCAGAACCAGGTGTGGGCCGCGAACGCGGGAGCTCTCGCGGTGGGGGTTACCCGAAAGTTCTTTACGCACAACGAAAAACCGAATCGTCACGCTCATCACGATCTTGGGCTCGCAGTGGCGCAGCTCACCCTCCAGGCGGTGGCGGAGGGGATCTTCGTCCACCCCATGGCGGGGTTTTCCCTCGAACGGGTACGCCAGGTCTGGAGTGTTCCCGAGATCTACGAACCGTTGGTGGCCCTGGCTCTGGGATATCCGGGCGATCCGGATACTCTGGGCGAGGATCTCCGGCAGAGAGAATATGCTCCTCGGGAGCGCAGATCCCTGGAGGAACTTGTTTTCAGCGGAGCCTGGAACGATCCGTTCTGGAAATGA
- a CDS encoding ABC transporter substrate-binding protein — translation MLAILLSVVAPELRTRDVVVAICTEEEGSLLFGASRMEEALLWGMDYLNQDASKKGVRYRPVLLRESRPHLLVEAANRAGAHVFLAAVTSSFAETLLPYLDYAGIAAISPTVSSGVLARQGDLLFRTRSDSAEEGAFLGGMARNQGAGRYVAVLGKTNFTFSGRFLTRFREELGKAPLRVFTVSDFLSREELLSLLREEERLDGALLVLVDYPMAMVAQQLRLFFPGLSLWVASLGTTERGSMLLGRFGEGAHAVLRVPPDLLSREHPFAVFLRERYAGQLEPVAVCSAFTALAMLDEAVRLGGPDRKGIIKGLRSLERVQGMDGPFTVDAAGDAHLPLYPATFRRGVWQVWDRIFFP, via the coding sequence TTGCTCGCGATCCTTCTCTCGGTGGTGGCGCCGGAACTCCGCACCAGGGATGTCGTGGTCGCGATCTGCACCGAAGAGGAAGGATCTCTTCTCTTCGGCGCTTCCCGCATGGAAGAGGCCCTTCTCTGGGGAATGGACTACCTCAACCAGGATGCCTCGAAAAAAGGTGTGCGGTATCGCCCGGTGCTGCTCAGGGAAAGTCGCCCCCATCTTCTCGTGGAGGCCGCGAACCGCGCAGGGGCTCATGTGTTCCTCGCCGCAGTGACATCCTCCTTCGCCGAGACCCTGCTTCCCTACCTGGACTATGCAGGCATCGCCGCCATCTCTCCCACGGTGAGTTCGGGCGTGCTGGCCCGCCAGGGGGACCTGCTTTTCCGGACGCGTTCGGACAGCGCAGAGGAAGGGGCGTTCCTCGGCGGGATGGCGAGAAACCAGGGAGCCGGTCGCTATGTGGCGGTTCTGGGCAAGACGAATTTCACCTTCTCCGGGCGGTTTCTGACCCGCTTTCGGGAAGAGCTGGGAAAGGCGCCGCTGCGGGTGTTCACCGTGAGCGACTTCCTCTCCCGGGAGGAACTCCTCTCTCTTCTTCGGGAGGAGGAGCGTCTCGACGGAGCGCTTCTGGTTCTCGTGGATTACCCAATGGCCATGGTGGCGCAACAGTTGCGTCTTTTTTTCCCCGGTCTCTCGCTCTGGGTCGCGAGCCTCGGCACGACCGAGCGGGGGTCGATGCTCCTGGGGCGTTTCGGAGAGGGGGCGCATGCCGTGCTGAGGGTGCCTCCGGACCTGCTTTCCCGGGAACATCCCTTCGCGGTGTTTCTGCGGGAGCGGTATGCGGGGCAGCTGGAGCCCGTTGCCGTCTGCTCCGCCTTCACCGCGCTGGCCATGCTGGATGAGGCGGTACGCCTCGGAGGGCCGGACAGAAAAGGTATCATCAAGGGTCTTCGGTCGCTCGAACGAGTGCAGGGCATGGACGGCCCCTTTACGGTGGATGCCGCGGGGGACGCACATCTGCCGCTCTATCCCGCCACGTTCCGCCGGGGTGTCTGGCAGGTTTGGGACAGGATCTTCTTTCCATGA
- a CDS encoding proton-conducting transporter membrane subunit → MTEAGAGYLFVLLFVFLPLCMGVVAAVTGRGGTVPLGLCAVLSLAGALRLLAGEEEVRLVLLGSYGVELLLDRVAATFIFANAAVCLAVALHLRHGSAPSLLVPVMTMLSGTANAVFLSYDLFNIFVTVDLSTILGFLLIRMGRKPRQIWSSIKYLFVNNLGMIFYLLGCLDVYRQTGTFSLSVLSGAPLSAVVLLMGGLVVKGGLFLPGLWLPEAHGEADAPVSALLSGVVVKIGLAPLLRIAGENEAARGLLLVLGPAAALWGVCHALFEKDAKRLLAYHTLSQVGFIAAVPSVGHLYAAAHGLFKSWLFLSVGRLSNRRIAALSRETVSRSLWIALVLGSLAISGCPPLAGFGAKLRVMGGALPWQEPLLLLAAVGTAASFAKFLFLPRKGAPCVSKDAAEKDLPPVSPAGGMTVPSRGAGFEDVWLGAALFGMGLFLGGFEAKEIVKAVLVLGGGWGMFALLRGCSLQFSRSLETMENLVGVLVLFLAVALLGVRTWFF, encoded by the coding sequence GTGACTGAGGCGGGAGCGGGATATCTCTTCGTCCTCCTCTTCGTCTTTCTTCCTCTCTGCATGGGCGTCGTCGCCGCAGTGACCGGCAGAGGAGGAACGGTGCCACTCGGCCTCTGCGCGGTCCTCTCCCTCGCGGGAGCGCTCCGTCTCCTCGCGGGAGAGGAGGAGGTCCGCCTCGTCCTGCTTGGGAGCTACGGAGTGGAGCTTCTGCTGGACCGGGTCGCCGCGACGTTCATCTTCGCCAATGCGGCGGTGTGCCTCGCCGTGGCCCTTCATCTCCGGCACGGCTCGGCTCCGTCCCTGCTCGTTCCTGTGATGACCATGCTTTCCGGAACGGCCAACGCGGTCTTTCTGAGCTACGACCTCTTCAATATTTTCGTGACGGTGGATCTCTCCACCATCCTCGGATTCCTTCTGATCCGCATGGGAAGAAAACCCCGCCAGATCTGGTCATCCATCAAATACCTCTTCGTGAACAATCTGGGGATGATCTTCTATCTCCTGGGCTGTCTCGACGTGTATCGGCAGACAGGGACGTTTTCCTTGAGCGTCCTTTCCGGGGCACCCCTGTCCGCGGTGGTCCTCCTGATGGGGGGGCTCGTGGTGAAGGGCGGTCTCTTTCTTCCCGGCCTCTGGCTTCCCGAGGCTCACGGAGAGGCGGACGCTCCCGTCTCGGCCCTGCTCTCCGGAGTGGTGGTGAAGATCGGCCTCGCGCCGCTTCTGCGCATCGCGGGGGAAAACGAGGCGGCCCGGGGGCTTCTGCTCGTCCTCGGCCCGGCGGCGGCGCTCTGGGGTGTGTGTCATGCGCTCTTCGAGAAGGACGCAAAGCGCCTTCTCGCCTACCATACCCTTTCCCAGGTCGGGTTCATCGCGGCGGTCCCTTCGGTGGGACATCTCTACGCCGCGGCCCACGGGCTCTTCAAATCCTGGCTCTTTCTCTCCGTGGGGCGCCTGTCCAACCGGCGCATCGCCGCCCTCTCCCGGGAAACGGTCTCGCGCTCTCTGTGGATCGCCCTTGTCCTCGGCAGCCTCGCCATCTCCGGATGTCCGCCCCTCGCGGGTTTCGGTGCCAAGCTTCGGGTCATGGGAGGTGCGCTTCCCTGGCAGGAGCCGCTGCTGCTTCTCGCCGCGGTGGGAACGGCGGCATCCTTCGCGAAGTTCCTCTTCCTTCCCCGCAAGGGTGCCCCTTGCGTCTCGAAAGACGCGGCGGAAAAGGACCTTCCACCGGTGTCCCCCGCAGGGGGCATGACGGTGCCCTCCCGCGGGGCCGGTTTCGAGGATGTCTGGCTCGGGGCCGCGCTTTTCGGAATGGGACTCTTCCTCGGCGGTTTCGAGGCGAAGGAGATCGTCAAGGCCGTACTTGTGCTGGGAGGCGGATGGGGGATGTTCGCGTTGCTCCGGGGGTGCTCCCTGCAATTTTCCCGGAGCCTGGAGACGATGGAGAATCTTGTGGGTGTGCTGGTCCTCTTTCTGGCCGTGGCGCTTCTGGGGGTGCGGACATGGTTCTTCTGA
- a CDS encoding bifunctional diguanylate cyclase/phosphodiesterase produces MGLAVMAPDVAREWDVLVETIEEGAVYSVFQPIVDVGAGSVWGYEVLSRGEIPPLESPAALFSIAASCSLDWETEEVCREAALASIGAMKEKGGARFFFNVSPSVFMDPRFIDAFTPEILRKSGLSPEMIVLEITEQSPVEDDRRFSETAARFRAAGIPLALDDLGAGFSGLRMLILSSPQYLKLDMTLVRDIQNDGYRRQLVRTLCDFAAQVDARIVAEGVETLEELQCLVRLGVRYAQGYLFAAPARTCVTPPGHLLETAKVLWAASQGASTDTLESIDFLVRRCLALPKGGMRGEDVHRLFRKDGNLDHFVVLDGAKPVGLVTREGFSARTGGAFGYHLHEKRPVESLVQSSFLSVPEGCAVTELASLAMERSRDTLYDPVVVVDEEGAFVGTVTMKQIVTRAGVLEVEMAKNSNPLSGLPGNRQIERWIKTIQEDEPLFSVVYADLDRFKEFNDRYGFLRGDQLIRLTAEILQRGLSLLPPRSRLGHVGGDDFVFVVPGEVPCETLETLCAAFDEEKRGLFSTEDFCRGCYEAETRTGEHCTVPLVTLSLAVVESRRLPGEVHPGLLVEVAASLKKKVKQITSREGRSFYFFDRRDHGK; encoded by the coding sequence ATGGGGCTCGCTGTGATGGCGCCGGATGTTGCGCGCGAGTGGGATGTGCTTGTGGAGACGATTGAGGAGGGGGCCGTGTATTCGGTTTTTCAGCCCATCGTCGACGTGGGAGCAGGGAGCGTGTGGGGATACGAGGTCCTTTCCCGGGGTGAGATTCCTCCTCTTGAATCCCCTGCGGCGCTCTTCAGCATCGCTGCATCCTGTTCGTTGGACTGGGAGACGGAAGAGGTGTGCCGCGAAGCGGCTCTTGCATCCATCGGAGCAATGAAGGAGAAGGGCGGTGCCCGCTTCTTCTTCAACGTGAGTCCCTCGGTGTTCATGGACCCTCGTTTTATCGACGCCTTCACTCCGGAGATCCTGCGAAAGTCGGGACTTTCTCCGGAAATGATCGTGTTGGAGATCACCGAGCAGAGTCCCGTGGAGGACGACCGGCGTTTCTCCGAAACAGCGGCCCGTTTCCGCGCCGCAGGGATTCCCCTCGCCCTGGACGACCTCGGAGCCGGGTTCAGCGGCCTTCGGATGCTCATTCTCAGTTCGCCCCAGTATCTCAAGCTCGACATGACCCTCGTTCGGGATATTCAGAACGATGGCTACCGGCGTCAGTTGGTGCGCACTCTCTGCGACTTCGCGGCCCAGGTGGACGCGAGGATCGTCGCCGAAGGAGTGGAAACCCTGGAGGAGCTGCAATGTCTCGTTCGTCTCGGGGTGCGCTATGCCCAGGGCTATCTTTTCGCCGCGCCGGCGCGGACCTGCGTCACGCCTCCGGGACATCTTCTCGAGACGGCAAAGGTGCTCTGGGCCGCCTCCCAGGGTGCGTCGACGGACACGCTGGAGAGTATCGACTTCCTTGTGCGCCGCTGTCTCGCCCTGCCCAAAGGAGGAATGCGCGGCGAGGACGTGCACCGTCTTTTCCGCAAGGACGGGAATCTGGACCACTTCGTCGTCCTCGATGGGGCGAAGCCGGTTGGTCTCGTCACGCGCGAAGGGTTTTCGGCCCGCACCGGCGGCGCCTTCGGCTATCATCTGCACGAAAAGCGCCCCGTGGAAAGTCTGGTGCAGAGTTCCTTTCTCTCCGTTCCCGAGGGGTGCGCCGTGACGGAGCTGGCGAGCCTCGCCATGGAGCGCTCCCGGGACACGCTCTATGATCCCGTGGTGGTTGTGGATGAGGAAGGCGCCTTCGTCGGTACCGTGACCATGAAGCAGATCGTCACCCGGGCGGGTGTCCTGGAAGTGGAGATGGCGAAAAACAGCAATCCCCTGAGTGGTCTTCCGGGAAACCGTCAGATCGAACGGTGGATCAAGACCATCCAGGAGGACGAGCCCCTGTTCTCGGTGGTCTACGCGGACCTGGACCGCTTCAAGGAGTTCAACGACCGGTACGGTTTTCTCCGGGGGGACCAGCTCATCCGGCTCACCGCGGAAATTCTCCAAAGAGGGCTCTCCCTTCTGCCTCCCCGGAGCCGCCTGGGGCATGTGGGAGGGGACGATTTCGTCTTCGTGGTGCCGGGAGAAGTGCCCTGCGAAACGTTGGAAACGCTATGTGCGGCCTTCGACGAGGAAAAACGGGGGCTTTTCAGCACCGAGGATTTCTGTCGGGGATGCTACGAGGCGGAGACGCGGACGGGGGAGCACTGTACCGTTCCCCTGGTCACGCTGAGTCTCGCCGTCGTGGAGAGCCGGCGCCTTCCTGGTGAGGTGCATCCGGGGCTTCTCGTAGAGGTTGCGGCTTCCCTGAAGAAGAAGGTGAAACAGATCACCTCCAGGGAAGGGCGCAGTTTCTATTTCTTCGACCGTCGCGACCACGGAAAATGA